A stretch of Gemmatimonadota bacterium DNA encodes these proteins:
- the tsaD gene encoding tRNA (adenosine(37)-N6)-threonylcarbamoyltransferase complex transferase subunit TsaD has protein sequence MLILGIDTSCDETAAAVVRDETTVLSNVISSQGIHVEYGGVVPELASRAHLALLLPAIESALQLASCEPDGLDAIAVTYGPGLAGCLLIGLSTVKSIAMAMGKPLVGVNHIEGHVYAGRLADGELAPPFIALVVSGGHTQLVLVEDWGRYNILGNTRDDAAGEAFDKVARLMRIGYPGGPVIDRLSREGDPGFLDFPRTYLDPDGFEFSFSGLKNAIRMYLSGQTEAEIDRDRAHIAASFQEAVVDVLVDKSVAAASAAGVDAILITGGVACNSRLRERMTEKGAESGLRVVYPPPILCTDNGAMIAAAGAYRFRNGQRDGLSLSVQPRARLADLTGAGMNGGTARP, from the coding sequence ATGCTCATCCTCGGAATCGATACCTCCTGCGATGAAACCGCGGCCGCTGTCGTTCGCGATGAAACGACGGTCCTGTCCAACGTAATCTCCTCGCAGGGCATACACGTCGAATACGGGGGCGTCGTGCCGGAACTGGCCTCCCGGGCCCACCTGGCCCTTCTGCTGCCCGCGATCGAATCGGCCCTGCAACTGGCTTCCTGCGAACCCGATGGCCTGGACGCAATCGCCGTGACCTACGGCCCCGGACTGGCGGGCTGTCTGCTGATCGGACTTTCCACGGTCAAATCCATCGCGATGGCCATGGGCAAACCCCTGGTCGGCGTGAACCACATCGAAGGCCACGTGTACGCGGGGCGCCTGGCGGACGGGGAACTCGCCCCTCCCTTCATCGCGCTTGTCGTATCGGGCGGACACACGCAGTTGGTGCTCGTCGAGGACTGGGGCCGTTACAACATCCTGGGCAATACGCGCGATGATGCGGCCGGCGAGGCCTTCGACAAGGTCGCCAGGCTGATGCGGATCGGGTATCCCGGCGGTCCCGTCATCGACCGGTTGTCGCGCGAAGGAGATCCCGGGTTCCTGGATTTTCCCCGGACCTACCTCGATCCCGACGGCTTCGAGTTCAGTTTCAGTGGTCTGAAGAACGCCATACGCATGTATCTTTCGGGACAGACCGAAGCGGAGATCGACCGCGACCGCGCCCACATCGCCGCGTCCTTCCAGGAAGCCGTCGTAGACGTGCTGGTCGACAAGTCCGTGGCCGCCGCTTCGGCCGCCGGAGTGGACGCCATTCTGATCACGGGAGGCGTGGCGTGCAACAGCCGGCTGCGCGAGCGGATGACGGAAAAAGGCGCCGAATCGGGGCTCCGGGTAGTCTATCCCCCACCCATTCTGTGCACGGACAACGGCGCCATGATCGCGGCGGCCGGAGCTTACCGGTTTCGCAACGGGCAGCGGGACGGACTTTCGCTTTCCGTCCAGCCCCGCGCGCGCCTGGCGGATCTAACCGGCGCCGGGATGAACGGTGGGACAGCGCGGCCATGA
- a CDS encoding proline dehydrogenase, whose protein sequence is MSRFFFLARRFVAGESLEAAVDVVRSLNDDGLDVTLNMLGEATREREEADEAVRQYLVMLDLIRDGALQANISVKLTHLGLDIDEAYCVDNLGRILEAAGERDIFVRLDMEGSPYTQQTLDTFYNLYDRHRNSGVVIQAMLLRSPHDIFVLNKIGARVRLCKGSYREPSDLALQRMPNIRGAFLSMTEQLLRDGHYPAFATHDDYLIEGVIRYAEQLEVPRDGFEFQMLYGLRPGFQKEMRARGFHMRVYVPFGTEWMPYFYRRLRERKENVWFVLRNLVRS, encoded by the coding sequence ATGAGCCGGTTTTTCTTCCTCGCCAGGAGATTCGTCGCGGGAGAATCCCTCGAGGCCGCGGTCGACGTCGTCCGGTCGTTAAACGACGACGGGCTCGACGTGACCCTGAACATGCTCGGCGAAGCGACCCGTGAACGGGAAGAGGCGGACGAGGCCGTCCGCCAGTATCTCGTCATGCTGGACCTGATCCGTGACGGCGCGCTCCAGGCCAATATCTCCGTCAAGCTCACCCACCTGGGACTGGATATAGACGAAGCGTACTGCGTAGACAACCTGGGCCGGATCCTGGAAGCCGCCGGTGAACGGGACATCTTCGTCCGGCTGGACATGGAAGGCTCGCCCTATACGCAGCAGACGCTGGATACCTTCTACAATCTGTACGACCGTCACAGGAACTCCGGCGTGGTGATCCAGGCCATGCTGCTGCGCAGCCCCCACGACATCTTCGTGCTCAACAAGATCGGAGCCCGTGTGCGGCTGTGCAAGGGATCCTACCGGGAGCCCTCCGACCTGGCCCTTCAGCGGATGCCCAACATCCGCGGCGCGTTTCTTTCCATGACGGAGCAGCTCCTGCGGGACGGCCACTATCCCGCATTCGCGACGCACGACGATTACCTGATCGAGGGCGTGATACGGTATGCCGAGCAACTGGAGGTCCCGCGGGACGGCTTCGAGTTCCAGATGCTCTACGGCCTGCGACCGGGGTTCCAGAAGGAAATGCGCGCAAGGGGCTTCCACATGCGCGTCTACGTGCCCTTCGGAACGGAGTGGATGCCCTACTTCTACCGCAGGCTCAGGGAGCGCAAGGAGAACGTATGGTTCGTCCTGCGGAACCTGGTCCGAAGCTGA
- a CDS encoding sulfatase-like hydrolase/transferase — MVAFFRAPGSHAVISNGETYCIHSFGPSYSQNLSDFPLRGCTCDFSPASTRLAACACVYTLDRSPRRRRVPARVRPYQNMLLPIGKYGCILPFRRHHCRPSRRAVFRRYARLHPAPSSTRRPHMPAGRPNVLFIMTDQMRADCMSGVGHPVVRTPHLDHLASEGVLFRRAYVQSAVCGPSRMCFYTGRYPHANRSPWNEVPLPVDEKTMGHFFGEAGYRAALCGKTHYTPDPFGDPGAQPEQGIRRAALAGLETWELNESRGEGWLAHLRSKGYAADVVADPFAVEMPANADRDRSAYPTRFRREDSDTAFMTDRAMAFMDDAGDSPWFLHLSYFKPHLPIVAPYPYNALYDPADSPAPNRSPEELEHPHPFHVPYRIERGGVAYDDEDVWRQRRATYYGLITEIDDHLGRLFGFMKDRGLWEDTLIVFTSDHGEYVGDHWMFEKELFYDEAYNVPFIVRDPRPCADATRGRTMNEFVESLDVLPTCLEVCGIGGTDGHGGAGGPNAPGAPGGAGAPGAPGGHSAPGAPGMPPALQGRSLVPLLRGERPADWREAVFADWDFRFYWTPKKLGIPPEKCRGWMVRNDRFKYWHFNGMPDVLFDLARDPGELRNVAEDPRYADAVRDLRVRLLDWRMSNEDVSRVAWTYARRPGFGRDPFTA; from the coding sequence ATGGTTGCGTTTTTTCGTGCCCCCGGGTCTCACGCGGTGATTTCGAACGGCGAGACGTACTGCATACATTCTTTCGGTCCATCCTATTCACAAAACCTGTCCGATTTTCCCCTGCGCGGATGCACTTGTGATTTCTCTCCGGCCTCTACACGGCTGGCGGCGTGCGCCTGTGTGTACACACTTGACCGTTCACCTCGCCGACGGCGTGTGCCCGCACGCGTGCGCCCATATCAGAATATGCTTTTGCCTATCGGGAAATACGGCTGCATATTACCGTTCAGGCGGCACCATTGCCGTCCGTCGCGCCGTGCGGTCTTTCGCCGCTACGCGCGGCTGCACCCCGCACCCAGCAGCACGCGGAGACCCCACATGCCCGCCGGTCGACCGAACGTACTCTTCATCATGACCGACCAGATGCGGGCGGACTGTATGTCCGGCGTCGGCCACCCCGTGGTCCGGACGCCCCACCTCGACCATCTCGCTTCTGAAGGCGTCCTCTTCCGGCGGGCCTACGTGCAGTCGGCGGTCTGCGGTCCCAGCCGCATGTGCTTTTACACCGGCCGGTATCCCCACGCCAACCGGTCTCCCTGGAACGAAGTGCCCCTGCCCGTGGACGAGAAGACCATGGGCCACTTCTTCGGCGAGGCGGGTTACCGGGCGGCGCTCTGCGGCAAGACGCACTACACTCCCGATCCCTTCGGCGATCCCGGGGCGCAGCCTGAACAGGGGATCCGCCGCGCGGCCCTGGCCGGGCTGGAAACCTGGGAGCTGAACGAATCCAGGGGGGAGGGCTGGCTGGCCCATCTAAGAAGCAAGGGGTACGCCGCCGACGTCGTCGCCGATCCTTTCGCGGTGGAAATGCCCGCAAATGCCGACCGGGATCGTTCCGCCTACCCCACGCGATTCAGGCGGGAGGACAGCGATACCGCCTTCATGACGGACCGGGCCATGGCCTTCATGGACGACGCCGGGGATTCGCCTTGGTTTCTGCACCTCTCCTACTTCAAGCCCCACCTGCCCATCGTGGCGCCCTATCCTTACAACGCGCTGTACGACCCCGCCGATTCCCCCGCGCCGAACCGGTCTCCGGAGGAATTGGAGCATCCCCATCCCTTCCACGTCCCCTACCGGATCGAAAGGGGCGGCGTGGCCTACGACGACGAAGACGTGTGGCGGCAGCGAAGGGCGACCTACTACGGGTTGATTACGGAGATCGACGACCACCTGGGCAGGCTGTTCGGTTTCATGAAGGACCGGGGTCTCTGGGAGGACACGCTGATCGTCTTCACGTCCGATCACGGCGAATACGTGGGCGACCACTGGATGTTCGAGAAGGAGCTCTTCTACGACGAGGCGTACAACGTGCCCTTCATCGTCCGCGATCCCCGGCCCTGCGCGGACGCCACGCGCGGGAGGACGATGAACGAGTTCGTCGAGTCCCTGGACGTCCTGCCGACCTGCCTGGAAGTCTGTGGAATTGGCGGAACGGATGGTCATGGCGGTGCCGGCGGACCCAACGCACCGGGCGCACCGGGCGGAGCGGGCGCACCGGGCGCACCGGGCGGACACAGCGCACCGGGCGCACCGGGCATGCCGCCCGCCCTGCAGGGCCGGTCCCTCGTTCCCCTGCTGCGGGGCGAACGCCCGGCCGACTGGCGCGAAGCGGTCTTCGCGGACTGGGATTTCCGGTTCTACTGGACGCCGAAGAAACTCGGCATCCCGCCCGAGAAATGCCGGGGATGGATGGTGCGGAACGACCGGTTCAAGTACTGGCACTTCAACGGCATGCCGGACGTGCTCTTCGACCTGGCACGGGATCCCGGCGAACTACGTAACGTGGCCGAAGATCCGCGTTACGCTGACGCGGTCCGGGACCTGCGCGTGAGACTGCTGGACTGGCGCATGTCCAACGAGGACGTGAGCCGGGTCGCGTGGACCTATGCGCGCCGCCCCGGATTCGGGCGCGATCCCTTCACGGCGTAA